The proteins below come from a single Mycolicibacterium sp. TY81 genomic window:
- a CDS encoding PHB depolymerase family esterase, translating into MSRRLLWALSAVMLVFALPALAGCGTHPASGAPTNASSQSVQSGGLTRTFHLYRPDGLSGPAPLVVMLHGGYGDGAQAERAYNWDAEADAGRFVVAYPDGMDRAWNAGTCCGIPKNRDIDDVGFITAMVGAIEAQLPIDPARVYVAGMSNGAMMALRLACQTDLFAAVAPVAGTLLTDCSHAAPTSVLQIHGTADDRVPFDGGPGKARTLTGAPNVDGPSVPAVNATWRGIDACGAPVTSTAGAVTTQAADCPGGRTVELISIAGAGHQWPGGVPSPLAQRLGDLPPPSTALNATDVIWRFFDAHHR; encoded by the coding sequence ATGAGCCGCCGGCTGCTGTGGGCACTGAGTGCCGTCATGCTCGTCTTCGCGCTGCCGGCGCTCGCCGGCTGCGGCACGCACCCGGCCTCCGGTGCCCCGACAAACGCGTCGAGTCAGTCGGTGCAGTCCGGTGGCCTGACCCGCACCTTCCACCTCTACCGGCCCGACGGGCTCAGCGGCCCGGCGCCGCTGGTCGTCATGCTGCACGGCGGGTACGGCGACGGGGCGCAGGCCGAGCGCGCCTACAACTGGGACGCCGAGGCCGACGCCGGCCGGTTCGTCGTCGCCTATCCCGACGGCATGGATCGCGCCTGGAACGCCGGGACCTGTTGCGGGATACCGAAGAACCGCGACATCGACGACGTCGGGTTCATCACCGCCATGGTCGGTGCGATCGAAGCGCAGCTGCCCATCGATCCGGCCCGGGTCTACGTCGCCGGGATGTCCAACGGCGCGATGATGGCGCTGCGCCTCGCGTGCCAGACGGACCTGTTCGCCGCGGTCGCCCCCGTCGCCGGGACGCTGTTGACCGACTGTTCGCACGCCGCACCGACCTCGGTGCTGCAGATCCACGGGACCGCCGACGACCGCGTCCCGTTCGACGGCGGGCCGGGCAAGGCCCGGACGCTCACCGGTGCGCCCAACGTCGACGGGCCGTCGGTGCCCGCGGTAAACGCGACGTGGCGGGGCATCGACGCGTGCGGTGCTCCGGTGACATCGACTGCCGGCGCCGTGACGACACAGGCCGCCGACTGTCCCGGCGGCCGCACCGTCGAACTCATCAGCATCGCCGGCGCCGGCCATCAGTGGCCCGGCGGCGTCCCGAGCCCGTTGGCGCAACGACTTGGCGACCTGCCGCCGCCGTCGACGGCGCTGAACGCGACCGACGTCATCTGGCGGTTCTTCGACGCGCATCATCGCTGA
- a CDS encoding DUF3556 domain-containing protein: protein MGFIEPTLPKVDLEEFLRMPLQERLRIMCLKWVDEGYGAPRMIHVLYILKLTVFYAIGGVTIATATSHLPAFWHVSQWWDQPIVYQKVILWTVLLELVGFAGSWGPLAGKTKPMTGGFRFWAKPNTIRLRPWKAVPFTNGDRRTWFDIVVYVALMATVLIALVLPGVPSESLSKALPDNTSGLVNPALFIAPIILFVLIGLRDKTIFLAGRGEQYLPALIFFATLPFVNMIIAGKLLIGTVWIWAGVSKFGLHFTNVIPPMVSNSPAIPFKWLKRAHYRNFPEDLRPSHLATFMAHGPGSIVEIAAPLALLFSPWPWLSIAAAAIMVSFHLFIISTFPLAVPVEWNVLFAYATIFLFLGFPNGDGYAVWDMNPGWLAIVLAAALSFFPILGNLRPDLVSFLPAMRQYAGNWASAVWTFTPGAEQKLNRVTRSSPNSADQYVAFGWDPLTAEVFTQQVTAWRAMHSQGRGLYSVLLKCLPDIDTRTVREGEMSCNTIIGFNFGDGHLHNEDLIRAIQSEAQFEPGEFVIAWVESQPIHKMTQEYKVIDAALGVIERGTWNVKDLVDEQPWLPNGPIPLNVTWQRAGVLQ, encoded by the coding sequence ATGGGATTCATCGAACCGACCTTGCCCAAGGTCGACCTGGAAGAGTTTCTCCGCATGCCGCTGCAGGAGCGGCTCCGCATCATGTGCCTCAAGTGGGTGGACGAAGGGTACGGCGCACCGCGCATGATCCACGTCCTCTACATCCTCAAACTCACGGTCTTCTACGCCATCGGTGGTGTCACGATCGCGACCGCGACATCACACCTGCCGGCGTTCTGGCACGTCTCGCAGTGGTGGGACCAGCCGATCGTGTACCAGAAGGTGATCCTGTGGACGGTCCTGCTGGAACTCGTCGGATTCGCCGGCTCCTGGGGACCGCTGGCCGGCAAGACCAAGCCGATGACGGGCGGGTTCCGATTCTGGGCCAAGCCCAACACCATTCGGCTGCGGCCGTGGAAGGCGGTGCCGTTCACGAACGGCGACCGGCGAACCTGGTTCGACATCGTCGTGTACGTCGCCCTGATGGCCACCGTGCTCATCGCCTTGGTGCTGCCCGGCGTGCCCAGTGAATCGCTGTCGAAAGCGTTGCCCGACAACACCTCCGGACTGGTCAACCCAGCGCTGTTCATTGCACCGATCATCCTGTTCGTGCTGATCGGCCTGCGGGACAAGACGATCTTCCTCGCCGGCCGTGGCGAGCAGTACCTGCCGGCGCTGATCTTCTTCGCCACGCTGCCGTTCGTCAACATGATCATCGCCGGCAAGCTGCTGATCGGCACCGTCTGGATCTGGGCCGGGGTCTCGAAATTCGGCCTGCACTTCACCAACGTCATTCCGCCGATGGTGAGCAACAGCCCCGCCATCCCGTTCAAGTGGCTCAAGCGGGCCCACTACCGCAACTTCCCCGAGGACCTGCGGCCGTCGCACCTGGCCACCTTCATGGCGCACGGGCCGGGCAGCATCGTGGAAATCGCTGCGCCGCTGGCACTTCTGTTCTCGCCGTGGCCGTGGCTGTCCATCGCGGCCGCCGCCATCATGGTCAGCTTCCACCTGTTCATCATCTCGACGTTCCCGCTGGCGGTACCGGTGGAATGGAACGTGCTGTTCGCGTACGCCACCATCTTCCTGTTCCTGGGCTTCCCCAACGGGGACGGCTACGCGGTGTGGGACATGAACCCGGGCTGGCTGGCCATCGTGCTCGCCGCGGCGCTGTCGTTCTTCCCGATCCTGGGTAACCTGCGCCCCGACCTCGTGTCGTTCCTGCCGGCCATGCGCCAGTACGCCGGCAACTGGGCGTCGGCGGTGTGGACCTTCACACCCGGTGCCGAGCAGAAGCTCAACCGCGTCACCCGGTCGTCGCCCAACTCGGCCGACCAGTACGTCGCCTTCGGATGGGACCCGCTGACCGCCGAAGTGTTCACCCAGCAGGTGACGGCGTGGCGGGCCATGCACAGCCAGGGCCGCGGTTTGTACTCTGTGCTGCTGAAATGCCTGCCCGACATCGACACCCGCACCGTGCGCGAAGGCGAGATGTCCTGCAACACCATCATCGGCTTCAACTTCGGTGACGGGCACCTGCACAATGAAGACCTGATCCGGGCTATCCAGTCAGAGGCGCAGTTCGAGCCGGGCGAGTTCGTCATTGCCTGGGTGGAGTCGCAGCCTATCCACAAGATGACGCAGGAGTACAAGGTGATCGACGCGGCACTGGGCGTCATCGAGCGCGGCACGTGGAATGTGAAGGACCTGGTCGACGAGCAGCCGTGGCTGCCCAACGGCCCGATCCCGCTCAACGTCACGTGGCAGCGGGCGGGAGTCCTGCAGTGA
- a CDS encoding APC family permease, translating to MTETAQQTDEAGHLNATLGLGGVTLFGLAYMAPIIVLGIFGVIAEASAGASAGSYLLATVAMLFTAASYAKMSVHYPVAGSSYTYVRKALDSRLGFLVGWTILLDYLFLPLVIWLIGAAYLTGEFPSVPAWVWIVLFIVLTTALNILGLKVADKANLVLMALQFLVIALFVGFAVAHMVSHHGAGSLLSGTPFSGTGGFSAIAAGAAIAAYSFLGFDAVSTLTEDTKNPQRNIPRAIMLVALIGGVVFVAVAYVLTLVQPGGTFTNADSLAADTARTIGGALFAAFFVTGLIIGQFTSGLAAQASVSRLLYAMGRDSVLPKKFFGKLSPRFFTPVFNIVLCGLIGLGAVFLSVATSTSFINFGAFTAFTLVNLSVIGYFVRHRHEKRLNPLTYVAIPLIGAIVDVYLLTQLGSAALTLGVIWMAIGVVYLLVLTRGLRVPPPELSLAE from the coding sequence ATGACCGAAACCGCGCAGCAGACCGACGAGGCCGGCCACCTCAACGCCACCCTCGGCCTGGGTGGCGTGACGCTGTTCGGCCTCGCCTACATGGCGCCGATCATCGTCCTGGGCATCTTCGGCGTGATCGCCGAGGCGTCCGCGGGCGCCAGCGCGGGTTCCTATCTGCTGGCCACCGTGGCCATGCTGTTCACCGCCGCGAGCTACGCGAAGATGTCGGTGCACTATCCGGTCGCGGGCTCGTCGTACACCTACGTCCGCAAGGCGCTGGATTCGCGGCTCGGGTTCCTGGTCGGCTGGACGATCCTGCTCGACTACCTGTTCCTGCCGCTGGTCATCTGGTTGATCGGCGCCGCGTACCTGACCGGTGAATTCCCGTCGGTACCGGCGTGGGTGTGGATCGTGCTCTTCATCGTTCTGACGACCGCGCTGAACATCCTCGGACTCAAGGTGGCCGACAAGGCCAATCTGGTCCTGATGGCCCTGCAGTTCCTGGTGATCGCCCTGTTCGTCGGTTTCGCGGTGGCCCACATGGTCTCTCACCACGGCGCCGGCTCGCTGCTGTCCGGCACACCGTTCAGCGGCACCGGCGGTTTCTCCGCGATCGCCGCGGGCGCGGCCATCGCGGCGTACTCGTTCCTCGGGTTCGACGCCGTCAGCACGCTCACCGAGGACACCAAGAATCCGCAGCGCAACATCCCGCGCGCCATCATGCTCGTCGCGCTCATCGGCGGCGTGGTCTTCGTCGCGGTCGCCTACGTCCTGACGCTCGTCCAGCCTGGCGGCACGTTCACGAATGCCGATTCGCTCGCCGCCGACACCGCCCGGACCATCGGCGGGGCGCTGTTCGCCGCGTTCTTCGTGACCGGTCTGATCATCGGCCAGTTCACCTCGGGCCTGGCCGCGCAGGCCAGCGTGTCCCGGCTGCTGTACGCGATGGGCCGAGACTCGGTGTTGCCCAAGAAGTTCTTCGGCAAGCTGTCGCCCCGGTTCTTCACGCCCGTCTTCAACATCGTGCTGTGCGGGCTGATCGGCCTGGGGGCGGTGTTCCTCAGCGTCGCGACGTCGACGTCGTTCATCAACTTCGGCGCCTTCACCGCCTTCACGCTCGTGAACCTGTCGGTGATCGGCTACTTTGTCCGGCATCGCCACGAGAAGCGACTGAATCCCTTGACGTACGTGGCGATTCCGTTGATCGGCGCGATCGTCGACGTCTACCTGCTCACCCAACTCGGCAGTGCGGCACTGACTCTCGGGGTGATCTGGATGGCGATCGGCGTGGTGTACCTACTGGTCCTCACCCGCGGTCTGCGGGTCCCGCCGCCGGAGCTGTCACTGGCTGAGTAG
- a CDS encoding class I adenylate-forming enzyme family protein yields the protein MNLATLPDRRAAAAPHAPAVADDQTDLDNAAFLDAVQRAAGALHQRGVRTGDVVGIMLPNRAAFVVALFATWRLGAVATPISPTLVPAEVAYQVTDAGAAVLVVDRDVDSDVTVLHVDDMDGEPRTADPVAGNDDDLALLIYTSGTTGRPKGVMLDNANLNAMCAMVIEGFELTDADHSLLILPLFHVNGIVVSVLSPLLAGGRTTIAGRFNPATFFARLESSRATYFSAVPTIYTMLLGLPPEVQPDTSAVRFAVCGAAPASIELLEGFEKRYGIPLIEGYGLSEGSCASTGNPLNGPRKVGTVGIPLPGQEIRIVDLAGAEVPQGELGEVVIKGPNVMRGYLNRPEETEKTLKDGWLHTGDVGRFDEDGYLVLVDRAKDMIIRGGENIYPKEIETVVHQVAGVAEAAVVGRASGLYGEEPVLFVSAHPGAELDVDNITAHLQASLSKYKLPVDITVLETLPKNPVGKIDKPSLRKTLTAADPRI from the coding sequence ATGAACCTCGCCACCCTGCCCGACCGTCGCGCTGCCGCGGCGCCCCACGCGCCGGCCGTCGCGGACGACCAGACCGACCTCGACAACGCCGCATTTCTCGATGCCGTTCAGCGCGCCGCCGGGGCGCTGCATCAGCGCGGTGTGCGCACCGGCGACGTCGTCGGCATCATGCTCCCGAACCGCGCGGCCTTCGTCGTCGCGCTGTTCGCCACCTGGCGGCTCGGCGCCGTCGCGACGCCCATCAGCCCGACCCTGGTACCCGCCGAAGTCGCCTACCAGGTGACCGACGCCGGCGCGGCCGTGCTCGTCGTCGACCGTGACGTCGACTCCGACGTCACCGTGCTGCACGTCGACGACATGGATGGCGAGCCCCGCACCGCCGATCCCGTGGCCGGCAACGACGATGACCTGGCCCTGCTGATCTACACCAGCGGCACGACCGGACGGCCCAAGGGCGTCATGCTCGACAACGCCAACCTGAATGCCATGTGCGCCATGGTGATCGAGGGCTTCGAGCTGACCGACGCCGACCACAGCCTGCTCATCCTGCCGCTGTTCCACGTGAACGGCATCGTCGTCAGCGTGCTGTCGCCGCTGCTCGCGGGTGGTCGCACCACCATCGCCGGCCGGTTCAACCCGGCGACCTTCTTCGCCCGACTGGAATCCAGCCGCGCCACCTACTTCTCCGCGGTGCCAACCATTTACACCATGCTGCTGGGCCTGCCGCCCGAGGTGCAGCCCGACACCTCCGCGGTGCGGTTCGCCGTGTGTGGCGCCGCGCCGGCCAGCATCGAACTGCTGGAGGGTTTCGAAAAGCGTTACGGCATCCCACTGATCGAGGGCTACGGACTGTCCGAGGGATCGTGCGCCAGCACCGGCAACCCGCTGAACGGGCCCCGCAAGGTCGGCACCGTCGGAATTCCGTTGCCGGGTCAGGAGATTCGCATCGTCGACCTCGCCGGCGCCGAAGTGCCCCAGGGGGAACTCGGCGAGGTGGTGATCAAGGGACCCAACGTGATGCGCGGCTACCTGAACCGTCCCGAGGAGACCGAGAAGACCCTCAAGGATGGCTGGCTGCACACCGGCGACGTCGGCCGGTTCGACGAGGACGGGTACTTGGTCCTGGTCGACAGGGCCAAGGACATGATCATCCGCGGCGGCGAGAACATCTACCCCAAAGAGATCGAGACCGTCGTACACCAGGTCGCCGGCGTCGCCGAGGCCGCGGTGGTCGGACGCGCAAGCGGGCTCTACGGCGAAGAGCCCGTACTGTTCGTCTCCGCGCATCCGGGGGCCGAACTCGACGTCGACAACATCACCGCGCACCTGCAGGCGTCACTGTCGAAATACAAACTGCCCGTGGATATCACGGTCCTGGAGACGCTGCCGAAGAACCCCGTCGGCAAGATCGACAAGCCGTCCCTGCGCAAAACCCTCACCGCCGCCGATCCGCGAATCTAG
- a CDS encoding CdaR family transcriptional regulator → MDPAVSEANTTIMTRLIARQAEVARSVGHRLASDITELRGDPEIIELLRASVGGNVETIFHALRYDISLENIEAPTAALEYARRLAQRGVPMNALTRAYRIGHALVLDVAAEEINRAGFAPQTCLAIYERMTSVTFRYIDWISQQVVTVYEDERDRWLANRNSTQALRVREVLSGNDSDPEAVTAAIRYPMRRHHLAVVLWWPAGSGQVTGHDDALARLEQFLRAAADHLGTQGSPLFLAADQRTGWGWLPLSGATADGASAQLRQFTDSQPSAPAVAVGTPLPGVDGFRRSHRQALRAHSVAVTADLTGVTAADDPGFAAAALLGENQDDAREFVHTVLGPLAGTGANDARLRETLQVFLRHGGSYTAAADELVVHFNTVKYRVGRALERRGRPLGDDRLDVEMALLLCHWYEAAVLLDD, encoded by the coding sequence ATGGATCCGGCGGTCAGCGAGGCCAACACCACGATCATGACCCGCCTCATCGCGCGCCAGGCCGAGGTCGCGCGCTCCGTCGGGCACCGTCTGGCCAGCGATATCACCGAACTGCGCGGCGACCCCGAGATCATCGAACTGCTCCGCGCCAGTGTCGGCGGCAATGTCGAGACCATCTTCCACGCGCTGCGCTACGACATATCTCTGGAAAACATCGAAGCGCCCACCGCTGCCCTCGAGTACGCGCGCCGGCTCGCGCAGCGCGGGGTACCGATGAACGCCCTCACGCGTGCCTACCGCATCGGCCACGCGCTCGTGCTCGACGTCGCGGCCGAGGAGATCAACCGCGCCGGGTTCGCGCCCCAGACCTGCCTGGCCATCTACGAGCGCATGACGTCGGTGACGTTCCGCTACATCGACTGGATTTCACAGCAGGTCGTCACGGTCTACGAGGACGAGCGCGACCGCTGGCTCGCCAACCGCAACAGCACACAGGCGCTGCGGGTGCGGGAAGTGTTGTCCGGCAACGACTCCGACCCCGAAGCCGTCACGGCCGCGATCCGCTATCCGATGCGCCGCCATCATCTGGCCGTGGTGCTGTGGTGGCCCGCGGGTAGTGGCCAGGTCACCGGGCACGACGACGCGCTGGCCCGACTCGAACAGTTCCTGCGCGCGGCTGCCGATCATCTCGGCACGCAGGGAAGTCCGCTGTTCCTGGCCGCCGATCAGCGGACCGGCTGGGGCTGGCTGCCGTTGTCGGGCGCCACCGCGGACGGCGCGTCCGCACAGCTGCGACAGTTCACGGACTCCCAGCCGAGCGCCCCTGCCGTCGCCGTCGGCACCCCGCTGCCGGGCGTCGACGGCTTCCGCCGGTCGCACCGGCAGGCCCTGCGCGCGCACAGTGTCGCGGTGACGGCGGACCTGACAGGTGTCACCGCGGCCGATGACCCGGGCTTTGCCGCAGCCGCGCTGCTGGGCGAGAACCAGGATGACGCCCGGGAGTTCGTCCACACGGTCCTCGGGCCACTGGCCGGGACCGGTGCCAATGACGCCCGGCTGCGGGAGACCTTGCAGGTGTTCCTGCGACACGGCGGTAGCTACACAGCCGCGGCCGACGAGTTGGTGGTGCATTTCAACACCGTCAAGTACCGCGTCGGGCGGGCGCTGGAACGGCGGGGACGGCCGCTCGGCGACGACCGGCTGGATGTCGAGATGGCGTTGCTGCTGTGCCACTGGTACGAGGCCGCGGTTTTGCTCGACGACTAG
- a CDS encoding NAD(P)/FAD-dependent oxidoreductase, which translates to MSNAVVVGAGPNGLAAAITLAANGINVTVLEATDRIGGGIRSSEYVLPGLVFDDCAAIHVMPAGSRFIKDLGLDRHGLQWKWTDIDCVHPLDDGSAGALYRSVETTAAGLGTDGPRWKMLFGGPSRRFDALSEDIMGPLLRVPRHPLGLARFGAPTVLPAAALARVFRTPQARALFGGVAAHTFQPLHHPLTSAIGLGIITAGHANGWPVAAGGSQAITNALEAVLTELGGKIETGVRITAASQLPPADITVFDLSPTAIAGILGDRLPARVRRAFDRFRYGPGAFKVDFAVEGDVPWTNVAARRAGTVHLGGDFAEIATTERDIHAGRMPQRPFVLAFQQYLADPERSVGTVNPVSAYAHVPNGYSGDATEAIIAQIERFAPGFRDRIVGQAVRSTTEMSVYNTNYVGGDINTGAKDIRQLAFGPRTTLSPYTIGVPGMYICSAATPPGPGGHGMCGANAATVALAWWGR; encoded by the coding sequence ATGAGTAATGCGGTTGTGGTCGGCGCCGGGCCCAACGGACTCGCCGCCGCCATCACCTTGGCCGCCAACGGAATCAACGTCACGGTGCTGGAGGCCACCGACCGCATCGGCGGCGGCATCCGCTCCAGCGAGTACGTCCTACCGGGCCTGGTGTTCGACGACTGCGCCGCCATCCATGTGATGCCGGCGGGCTCCAGGTTCATCAAGGACCTCGGCCTGGATCGCCATGGCCTGCAGTGGAAGTGGACCGACATCGACTGCGTCCACCCGCTCGACGACGGCTCCGCCGGCGCCCTCTACCGCTCGGTCGAGACCACAGCCGCCGGGCTCGGGACCGACGGACCACGGTGGAAAATGCTGTTCGGTGGACCGTCGCGCCGGTTCGACGCCCTGTCCGAGGACATCATGGGCCCGCTGCTGCGGGTGCCGCGACATCCGTTGGGGCTCGCCAGGTTCGGGGCGCCGACGGTGCTGCCCGCGGCAGCGCTGGCCCGCGTCTTCCGGACACCGCAGGCGCGTGCGCTGTTCGGAGGTGTTGCCGCACATACCTTTCAGCCGCTGCACCACCCGTTGACCTCGGCGATCGGGCTGGGCATCATCACTGCCGGGCACGCCAACGGCTGGCCGGTGGCCGCCGGGGGATCACAGGCGATCACCAACGCCCTCGAGGCGGTGCTGACCGAGTTGGGCGGCAAGATCGAGACGGGCGTGCGGATCACCGCTGCATCCCAGTTGCCGCCCGCCGACATCACCGTCTTCGACCTGTCGCCGACTGCCATTGCCGGGATCCTCGGAGACCGGCTGCCGGCGCGCGTGCGGCGCGCCTTCGATCGGTTCCGTTACGGCCCAGGCGCTTTCAAGGTCGACTTCGCGGTGGAGGGCGATGTGCCGTGGACCAACGTGGCGGCCCGCCGGGCCGGTACCGTGCATTTGGGCGGTGACTTCGCCGAGATCGCCACGACCGAACGGGACATCCACGCGGGCCGGATGCCGCAGCGTCCCTTCGTCTTGGCGTTCCAGCAGTACCTGGCCGACCCGGAGCGCTCGGTCGGCACTGTCAATCCGGTGTCGGCGTATGCGCATGTGCCCAATGGCTACAGCGGCGACGCCACCGAGGCGATCATCGCGCAGATCGAGCGGTTCGCCCCCGGATTCCGCGATCGCATCGTCGGACAGGCCGTGCGGTCCACCACCGAGATGTCGGTCTACAACACCAATTACGTGGGTGGCGACATCAACACCGGCGCCAAGGACATCCGGCAGCTGGCCTTCGGGCCGCGAACCACGCTCTCGCCGTACACCATCGGTGTCCCGGGCATGTACATCTGCTCGGCGGCCACGCCACCGGGACCGGGTGGGCACGGCATGTGCGGGGCCAATGCCGCGACCGTCGCCTTGGCGTGGTGGGGACGCTAG
- a CDS encoding nucleoside deaminase, giving the protein MVGSADERLIRVALEAAELAGADDVPIGAVVFSADGVELARAANARESLGDPTAHAEILALRAAAAVHGDGWRLEGATLAVTVEPCTMCAGALVMSRVARVVFGAWEPKTGAVGSLWDVVRDRRLTHRPEVRGGVLEAECAALMEGFFARQR; this is encoded by the coding sequence ATTGTCGGCTCCGCCGACGAACGGCTGATCCGCGTTGCCCTGGAGGCCGCCGAACTCGCCGGTGCCGACGACGTGCCGATCGGAGCGGTGGTCTTTTCGGCCGACGGGGTGGAGCTGGCTCGGGCCGCCAATGCCCGCGAATCCCTGGGTGACCCGACCGCGCACGCGGAAATCCTGGCGTTGCGCGCGGCTGCCGCGGTCCACGGCGACGGCTGGCGGCTGGAAGGCGCGACGCTGGCCGTCACCGTCGAGCCGTGCACCATGTGCGCCGGCGCGCTGGTGATGTCCCGGGTGGCCCGCGTGGTGTTCGGGGCGTGGGAACCCAAGACCGGCGCCGTCGGCTCGCTGTGGGACGTGGTGCGCGACCGGCGGCTGACCCACCGGCCCGAAGTTCGCGGCGGGGTCCTGGAGGCCGAGTGCGCGGCGCTCATGGAGGGGTTCTTCGCCCGGCAGCGCTGA
- a CDS encoding pirin family protein has translation MTSAIRVIRADERWHWRNEWLESWQSFPATGNFDLAANAHGLLMINNDDTVDPGEGFDAHDHRDMEIITWVLEGSLVHKDSLGNESTIYPGLAQRMSAGTGLRHSERNGAGRQERRPLRVVQMWIPPEELGGAPSYQEADISTALAGNALIPMASGMRKYRDDAAITFGNSYAALHVARLDAGHAVQVPDAPYGHVFVTRGQAEFEGSGPLYRGDAVRLTASGGQRITAADEGAEILVWEMHTVAVNV, from the coding sequence GTGACTTCAGCAATTCGCGTCATCCGCGCTGACGAACGCTGGCACTGGCGCAACGAGTGGCTGGAATCGTGGCAGTCGTTCCCGGCGACCGGTAACTTCGATCTGGCGGCCAACGCGCACGGCCTGCTGATGATCAACAACGACGACACTGTCGACCCCGGTGAGGGCTTCGACGCGCACGACCACCGGGATATGGAGATCATCACCTGGGTGCTCGAAGGCTCACTGGTACACAAGGATTCGTTGGGCAACGAGAGCACCATCTATCCGGGCCTGGCCCAGCGGATGAGCGCGGGCACCGGCCTGCGGCATTCGGAGCGCAACGGCGCCGGGCGGCAGGAACGCCGGCCGCTGCGGGTCGTCCAGATGTGGATTCCGCCCGAGGAACTCGGCGGTGCACCCAGCTATCAGGAAGCCGACATCTCCACAGCACTCGCCGGAAATGCGTTGATTCCCATGGCTTCTGGCATGCGCAAGTACCGGGACGACGCCGCGATCACCTTCGGCAACAGCTATGCCGCGCTGCACGTCGCACGGTTGGATGCCGGTCACGCGGTGCAGGTGCCGGACGCACCGTACGGCCACGTCTTCGTCACCCGCGGGCAGGCCGAATTCGAAGGCTCCGGTCCGCTGTATCGCGGTGACGCCGTGCGACTCACCGCGAGCGGCGGACAACGCATCACCGCGGCCGACGAGGGCGCCGAAATTCTGGTCTGGGAGATGCACACCGTCGCGGTGAACGTATAG
- a CDS encoding carbon-nitrogen hydrolase family protein, with translation MSRHWRVALVQASPLQGDDPVAELTAELAAIRAEHPDTQMVVFPEIHLLGASDGADDPAAYFDAVAEPLTGPLAQRLGAVAADAGVWLVPGSIAERGDDGRVYNTALVFDPDGRLVSSYRKVFPWRPHEPWASGAGFTTFDVPGVGRMGVNICYDSWFPEATRQIAWLGAEVVFNIVKTTSDDRAQELVLARANAITNQIYYLSVNAAGPLGRGQSIYVGPEGEVLAEAAHAEPEVTYLTIDLDRVTAVRTHGTAGVNRVWEQLHADDDPIELPVYGGQLVQQRWQPQTVNPEGRS, from the coding sequence ATGAGCAGACATTGGCGGGTTGCCCTCGTCCAGGCCAGCCCACTGCAGGGCGACGACCCGGTGGCCGAACTGACTGCGGAGCTCGCGGCGATCCGCGCTGAGCACCCGGACACCCAGATGGTGGTCTTCCCCGAGATTCACCTGCTCGGCGCGAGCGACGGCGCCGACGACCCTGCGGCCTATTTCGACGCGGTTGCCGAGCCGCTCACCGGACCGCTCGCGCAGCGGCTCGGCGCCGTGGCCGCCGACGCCGGCGTCTGGCTGGTGCCCGGTTCGATCGCCGAGCGCGGCGACGACGGCCGGGTCTACAACACCGCTCTCGTCTTCGACCCCGACGGTCGTCTGGTCTCGTCGTACCGCAAGGTGTTCCCGTGGCGCCCGCACGAACCGTGGGCGTCCGGCGCCGGTTTCACGACCTTCGATGTACCCGGTGTCGGCCGAATGGGCGTCAACATCTGTTACGACAGCTGGTTCCCCGAGGCGACCCGGCAGATCGCGTGGCTCGGCGCGGAGGTCGTGTTCAACATCGTCAAGACGACGTCCGACGACCGCGCGCAGGAACTCGTCCTGGCCCGCGCCAACGCGATCACGAACCAGATCTACTACCTCAGCGTCAACGCCGCCGGGCCACTCGGGCGCGGGCAGAGCATCTACGTCGGACCCGAGGGTGAGGTACTTGCTGAGGCAGCCCACGCCGAGCCGGAGGTCACGTATCTGACGATCGACCTCGACCGGGTGACGGCGGTGCGGACCCATGGCACCGCCGGGGTCAACCGGGTGTGGGAACAGCTGCACGCCGATGACGACCCCATCGAACTGCCCGTCTACGGCGGCCAGCTCGTGCAACAGCGGTGGCAGCCGCAGACCGTCAACCCCGAAGGACGCTCATGA